A part of Streptomyces sp. NBC_01451 genomic DNA contains:
- a CDS encoding amidohydrolase family protein, with translation MTAHPPHGLHSSASGDAHRSPTVDVHAHVLLPEVEDLVADLPGLAEARALDARRNGPAALAVGGPMVRERIPRLTDVAVRLAAMDRQGVDVQLVSPSPSHYHYWADEGTAEKLYRLANEATAAHCAQAPARLKGLGLVPLQHPAQAVHALEHALEQGLLGVEISSHAPGRELSDPAYEALWRRAEETDAILFLHPFGCTLDERLDQWYLSNTVGQPTENAVALSHLIFSGVLDRHPGLKVIAAHGGGYLPTHIGRSDHAWSARSDAGADCAHLPSSYLKRIWFDSLVHDPHVLRELIRVAGSDRVLLGSDFPFDMGTEDPVGALRAADLPDADFHAVRGGNATALFRRN, from the coding sequence GTGACCGCCCACCCGCCGCACGGCCTCCACTCCTCGGCGAGTGGAGACGCGCACCGATCCCCGACCGTCGACGTCCACGCGCACGTCTTGCTCCCGGAGGTCGAGGACCTTGTGGCCGACCTCCCCGGTCTGGCCGAGGCCAGGGCTCTGGACGCCCGCCGCAACGGACCCGCCGCGCTCGCCGTCGGCGGGCCCATGGTGCGCGAGCGCATCCCGCGACTCACCGACGTCGCTGTACGACTGGCTGCCATGGACCGGCAGGGCGTCGACGTCCAGCTGGTCAGTCCGTCGCCGTCGCACTACCACTACTGGGCGGACGAGGGCACGGCCGAGAAGCTCTACCGGCTGGCCAACGAGGCGACGGCCGCGCACTGTGCCCAGGCCCCCGCCCGGCTGAAGGGTCTCGGCCTCGTCCCCCTCCAGCACCCGGCCCAGGCCGTCCATGCTCTCGAACACGCCTTGGAGCAGGGGCTACTGGGCGTGGAGATCTCCAGCCACGCGCCAGGGCGCGAGCTGTCCGACCCGGCCTACGAGGCACTCTGGCGGCGAGCCGAGGAGACGGACGCGATTCTCTTCCTGCACCCGTTCGGCTGCACCCTCGACGAGCGGTTGGACCAGTGGTACCTGTCCAACACCGTCGGACAGCCCACCGAGAACGCCGTCGCGCTCTCCCACCTGATCTTCTCCGGCGTCCTGGACCGCCATCCCGGGCTGAAGGTGATCGCGGCGCACGGCGGTGGCTATCTGCCCACCCACATCGGCCGCTCCGACCACGCCTGGTCGGCCCGCTCCGACGCCGGCGCCGACTGCGCGCACCTGCCCAGCAGCTACCTGAAGCGGATCTGGTTCGACTCCCTGGTCCACGACCCGCACGTGCTGCGGGAGTTGATCCGGGTCGCCGGATCCGATCGCGTGCTGCTCGGCTCCGACTTCCCCTTCGACATGGGCACCGAGGACCCGGTCGGCGCACTGCGCGCCGCCGACCTGCCCGACGCCGACTTCCACGCCGTACGCGGCGGCAACGCGACCGCCCTCTTCCGGAGGAACTGA
- a CDS encoding FAD-dependent oxidoreductase: protein MSTPRRVLVIGGGASGNAVTVLLRRAGLAVDLIEARPDWNATTGSGITLQGNALRVLRELGVWEQVEESGFAFGSLGVIAPDGTLLHQAEDFQTGGDDLPATLGMQRPQLQRILIDAVRACGADVRLGATVETLEQDASGVSVRFSDGTTGRYDLVIAADGLNSATRDAIGITDKPEPTGMAIWRTAAPRPTGMVRTDLAYGGPAYIAGYCPTSENTIYAYVVEKCRDRASIAPASYADEMRRLAQGYGGFWAEITPHITDPERVNYTWFDKLLVEGSWHRGRVVLVGDAAHCCPPTLAQGAAMSLEDALVLAELLAGDKAWGDELFQEYYDRRIPRVRAVVEASVQLGQWQLDGVRDADVPGLFGRTMTMLKELP, encoded by the coding sequence TTGAGTACACCCCGCAGAGTCCTTGTCATCGGCGGCGGCGCCTCCGGTAATGCCGTCACCGTTCTCCTGCGTCGCGCCGGCCTTGCCGTCGACCTGATAGAGGCCAGGCCCGACTGGAACGCCACCACCGGGTCCGGCATCACCCTCCAGGGCAACGCCCTGCGCGTCCTGCGCGAACTCGGTGTCTGGGAGCAGGTCGAGGAATCGGGCTTCGCCTTCGGCTCCCTCGGTGTCATCGCGCCCGACGGCACCCTGCTCCACCAGGCAGAGGACTTCCAGACCGGTGGCGACGACCTGCCCGCCACCCTCGGCATGCAGCGACCCCAGCTGCAGCGGATCCTCATCGACGCCGTCCGGGCCTGTGGCGCCGACGTGCGCCTGGGCGCCACCGTCGAGACTCTGGAGCAGGACGCCAGCGGGGTTTCGGTGCGCTTCAGCGACGGCACTACCGGCCGCTATGACCTGGTGATCGCTGCCGACGGTCTCAACTCGGCCACCCGCGACGCGATCGGCATCACGGACAAACCCGAGCCGACCGGCATGGCGATCTGGCGCACAGCCGCGCCGCGGCCCACGGGCATGGTGCGTACGGACCTCGCCTACGGCGGCCCGGCCTATATCGCCGGTTACTGTCCCACCAGCGAGAACACCATCTACGCCTACGTCGTCGAGAAGTGCCGCGACCGCGCTTCCATCGCTCCGGCCTCGTACGCGGACGAGATGCGCAGGCTCGCGCAGGGGTACGGCGGTTTCTGGGCCGAGATCACTCCGCACATCACCGACCCGGAACGGGTCAACTACACCTGGTTCGACAAGCTGTTGGTCGAGGGCTCATGGCATCGCGGCCGGGTGGTCCTGGTCGGCGACGCCGCCCATTGCTGCCCACCCACCCTCGCCCAGGGCGCTGCCATGTCCCTGGAGGACGCCCTCGTCCTCGCAGAGCTGCTCGCCGGCGACAAGGCCTGGGGCGACGAGCTGTTCCAGGAGTACTACGACCGCCGCATCCCACGGGTACGGGCCGTCGTCGAGGCGTCCGTCCAGCTCGGACAGTGGCAGCTGGACGGCGTGCGCGACGCCGATGTCCCCGGCCTGTTCGGTCGCACGATGACGATGCTCAAGGAGCTGCCGTGA
- a CDS encoding cyclase family protein — MSLDRRDPEGAIAEAAKAYSNWGRWGEDDVLGTLNLLTEDKRREGAALVRRGVSFSLSQRFDMNGPQKGWRRRTNPVHTMLDTGTDAVLADQGFPHGIGGADDVISMPLQCSTQWDGLGHIFDHGKAWNGRAAEKVVTCAGDQVTGIEHMAPYVAGRGVLLDVGHVVGEQGELPDGFAITEEHLTATAEAHGVSVGRGDIVVVRTGHLARARRDGWGDYAGGPAPGLSFTTAGWLHGSDIAAIATDTWGFEVRPNEFDHAFQPLHQVVIPNMGLLIGEMWDLDALAADCSDDGVYEFWLTAAPLPITGAVGSPVNPIAVK; from the coding sequence GTGAGCCTGGACCGCCGCGACCCGGAGGGCGCGATCGCCGAGGCCGCCAAGGCGTACTCCAACTGGGGGCGCTGGGGCGAGGACGACGTCCTGGGCACCCTCAACCTGCTCACCGAGGACAAGCGGCGTGAGGGTGCCGCCTTGGTCCGACGCGGAGTGAGCTTCTCGCTGTCGCAGCGGTTCGACATGAACGGCCCGCAGAAGGGCTGGCGGCGGCGCACCAACCCGGTGCACACCATGCTCGACACCGGCACCGACGCGGTCCTGGCCGATCAGGGCTTCCCGCACGGCATCGGCGGCGCCGACGACGTGATCAGCATGCCGTTGCAGTGCTCCACCCAGTGGGACGGGCTCGGCCACATCTTCGACCACGGCAAGGCGTGGAACGGACGGGCGGCCGAGAAGGTCGTCACCTGCGCCGGCGACCAGGTCACCGGTATCGAGCACATGGCACCGTACGTCGCCGGCCGCGGTGTACTCCTGGACGTGGGCCACGTGGTCGGCGAGCAGGGTGAGTTGCCCGACGGGTTCGCCATCACCGAGGAACACCTCACCGCGACCGCCGAGGCCCACGGGGTGAGCGTCGGCCGCGGCGACATCGTCGTGGTCCGCACCGGGCATCTCGCCCGCGCCCGGCGGGACGGCTGGGGCGACTACGCGGGCGGTCCCGCGCCCGGCCTGTCGTTCACCACCGCCGGATGGCTGCACGGCAGCGACATCGCCGCGATAGCCACCGACACCTGGGGTTTCGAGGTCCGCCCCAACGAGTTCGACCACGCCTTCCAGCCGCTGCACCAGGTCGTGATCCCCAACATGGGCCTGCTGATAGGCGAGATGTGGGACCTCGACGCCCTCGCCGCGGACTGTTCCGACGACGGCGTGTACGAGTTCTGGCTCACCGCCGCGCCTCTCCCCATCACCGGTGCCGTTGGCTCCCCGGTCAACCCGATCGCCGTCAAGTAA
- a CDS encoding fumarylacetoacetate hydrolase family protein encodes MAMFAQPAGPFALGTFSAQGGEPFPGLLVEDRVLDLRSALDWAPSDLRAVVERWEETLPLLRTLADDDTFGRHPLEGLRVHAPIEPRQIFQSGANYRQHVIDLEVAHRSPDDPRTVEEAREEIAAVMDRRAAEDLPYVFIGLPSAITGPYDDVVLPAWAEKPDWELELAAVIARPAYRVTVEEALEHVAGYTIANDLTDRATVFRRDMKAIGTDWLRSKNAPGFTPLGPWLVPAESIADTGDLRVTLTLNGETMQDESTKDMLFGVARLVSYASQTAQLLPGDLVLTGSPAGNGIHWGRLLRDGDVMEGSITGLGVQRTRCVAEGTA; translated from the coding sequence ATGGCAATGTTCGCGCAACCTGCCGGTCCGTTCGCGCTCGGCACCTTCTCCGCCCAGGGCGGGGAGCCCTTTCCCGGCCTCCTGGTCGAAGACCGGGTACTCGATCTGCGCAGCGCCCTGGACTGGGCGCCGTCGGATCTGCGCGCCGTGGTGGAGCGATGGGAGGAGACCCTTCCCCTCCTGCGCACCCTGGCGGACGACGACACCTTCGGCCGGCATCCGCTGGAGGGCCTGCGCGTGCACGCCCCCATCGAGCCGCGGCAGATCTTCCAGTCCGGCGCCAACTACCGGCAGCACGTGATCGACCTGGAGGTCGCCCACCGCTCTCCCGACGACCCGCGCACGGTCGAGGAGGCGCGCGAGGAGATCGCCGCAGTCATGGACCGCCGGGCCGCCGAGGACCTGCCGTACGTCTTTATCGGTCTGCCGAGCGCGATCACGGGCCCCTACGACGACGTGGTCCTGCCCGCCTGGGCCGAAAAGCCGGACTGGGAGCTGGAGTTGGCGGCCGTCATCGCCAGGCCCGCTTACCGGGTGACGGTCGAGGAGGCCCTGGAGCACGTCGCCGGGTACACCATCGCCAACGACCTCACCGACCGCGCCACCGTGTTCCGCCGGGACATGAAGGCCATCGGCACCGACTGGCTGCGCAGCAAGAACGCTCCCGGTTTCACGCCGCTCGGTCCGTGGCTGGTGCCGGCCGAGTCGATCGCGGACACCGGTGACCTGCGGGTCACGCTCACGTTGAACGGCGAGACCATGCAGGACGAGTCCACCAAGGACATGCTCTTCGGGGTCGCGCGGCTGGTGTCGTACGCCTCGCAGACCGCTCAACTCCTGCCCGGCGACCTGGTGTTGACCGGCAGCCCGGCCGGCAACGGCATCCACTGGGGGCGCCTGCTGCGTGACGGTGACGTCATGGAGGGTTCCATCACGGGTCTGGGCGTGCAGCGCACCCGCTGTGTCGCGGAGGGAACGGCGTGA
- a CDS encoding LysR family transcriptional regulator, whose translation MNLSRLDLNLVLALRALLEERNVTRAGERIGLSQPAMSAALSRLRRHFDDELLARTGNAYELTPLGAALRDRSATACDLLERVFASQADFDPAAESREFTLLASDYGAAVFGAALARTLHEEAPGIRLTFQHPAPSVVENTAAVLSSVDGLLMPHGVIDGFPTVDLHQDRWLCLVADDHPEVGDALTLDQLGHLPWAVYQRPYDAPAARQLSMIGISPRVEVSVQTFQLLPPMVEGTRRVAMIQERLARKAVRSAAVRVLPCPFEAVPVQEAMWWHPVHTQDAGHIWLRQKAAEVGATLAGNGLAGA comes from the coding sequence GTGAACCTGTCCCGACTCGATCTCAATCTGGTCCTCGCCCTTCGCGCGCTGCTGGAGGAACGCAATGTCACCCGGGCCGGGGAGCGCATCGGCCTCAGCCAGCCGGCCATGAGCGCCGCGCTGTCCAGGCTGCGCCGCCATTTCGACGACGAATTGCTCGCCCGGACCGGCAACGCCTACGAACTGACTCCGCTCGGCGCCGCCCTGCGCGACCGCAGCGCCACCGCGTGCGACCTCCTGGAGCGGGTCTTCGCCAGCCAGGCCGACTTCGACCCGGCCGCGGAGAGCCGGGAGTTCACCCTCCTCGCCTCCGACTACGGGGCGGCCGTGTTCGGCGCCGCACTCGCCCGCACCCTGCACGAGGAGGCGCCCGGCATCCGGCTCACCTTCCAGCACCCGGCACCGTCCGTCGTGGAGAACACCGCGGCAGTACTGAGCAGCGTCGACGGACTGCTGATGCCGCACGGCGTCATCGACGGCTTCCCCACCGTCGACCTCCACCAGGACCGCTGGCTGTGCCTGGTCGCCGACGATCACCCCGAGGTCGGTGACGCACTCACCCTGGACCAGCTGGGGCATCTGCCCTGGGCCGTCTACCAGCGCCCTTATGACGCCCCGGCGGCCCGCCAGCTCAGCATGATAGGGATCAGTCCCCGGGTGGAGGTGTCCGTGCAGACCTTCCAGCTGCTGCCGCCCATGGTCGAGGGCACCCGCCGGGTCGCGATGATCCAGGAGCGCCTGGCGCGCAAGGCGGTCCGCTCCGCCGCGGTGCGCGTCCTGCCCTGCCCCTTCGAGGCCGTACCGGTACAGGAGGCGATGTGGTGGCACCCGGTGCACACCCAGGACGCGGGCCACATCTGGCTGCGACAGAAGGCCGCGGAGGTCGGCGCGACACTCGCGGGCAACGGCTTGGCGGGGGCCTGA
- a CDS encoding MFS transporter, whose amino-acid sequence MPGSVRPQLPVAIDVPTPSAVAVSGSAHLLRVTLLMAGSCLPILGAVLIAPVLPRMQDHFASVSGAKALVPLALTVPALALALLAPFAGVIVDRVGRKRLLVVATVLYALFGTAPLWLDSLGGIIASRALVGVAEAAIMTCCTTLIGDYYSGRQRVKYLALQTMCASASATVFFVIGGAAGSAGWRAPFWVYAVSLVLAPLMAVVLPSPAVHAARAAGDEAPTEAMVRRAFPWRQLAGISALTFFGAMVFYTVPVEMAYLLDDLGVESPGVIGLATAVASASTVGGAVTFARLRRSPDPMLPAVLAVCAVGFGVMFLAGSAPLLVIGAVVNCVGTGMLLPALLTSAMSRLSFEDRGRGTGLWTAAFFGGEFVCPLVLLAGESAVGTLAGAVGLLGLAAALVAAGLWAARRRAGAVDPRPLPQQLA is encoded by the coding sequence ATGCCCGGTTCCGTGCGCCCGCAGCTTCCCGTTGCGATCGATGTCCCCACTCCGTCAGCCGTCGCTGTGTCGGGCTCGGCCCATCTGCTGCGGGTGACCCTTCTGATGGCGGGCAGCTGCCTGCCGATCCTGGGGGCGGTGCTGATCGCCCCGGTGCTGCCAAGGATGCAGGACCACTTCGCGTCGGTGTCGGGGGCCAAGGCGCTGGTGCCCCTGGCGCTGACCGTTCCGGCGCTGGCCCTGGCGCTGCTGGCTCCGTTCGCCGGTGTGATCGTGGACCGGGTGGGCCGCAAGCGCCTGCTGGTCGTGGCGACCGTCCTGTACGCGCTGTTCGGCACGGCACCGCTCTGGTTGGACTCGCTGGGTGGGATCATCGCAAGCCGGGCCCTGGTCGGGGTCGCCGAGGCGGCGATCATGACCTGCTGCACGACGCTGATCGGCGACTACTACTCCGGTCGGCAGCGGGTGAAGTACCTCGCCCTGCAGACCATGTGCGCCTCGGCGTCGGCCACCGTCTTCTTCGTGATCGGCGGCGCCGCCGGATCGGCGGGCTGGCGTGCGCCGTTCTGGGTGTACGCCGTGAGCCTGGTGCTGGCCCCGCTGATGGCCGTCGTGCTGCCGAGTCCGGCGGTCCACGCGGCTCGCGCGGCCGGCGACGAGGCCCCGACCGAGGCGATGGTCCGCCGCGCGTTCCCCTGGCGGCAGTTGGCGGGCATCAGCGCCCTCACCTTCTTCGGGGCGATGGTCTTCTACACCGTCCCGGTGGAGATGGCGTACCTGCTCGACGACCTCGGGGTGGAGAGCCCCGGCGTGATCGGACTGGCCACCGCGGTCGCCAGTGCCTCCACCGTGGGTGGAGCGGTCACCTTCGCCCGGCTCAGGCGTTCTCCCGACCCGATGCTGCCCGCCGTTCTCGCGGTCTGCGCGGTCGGCTTCGGAGTGATGTTCCTCGCGGGCAGCGCACCGCTGCTGGTGATCGGGGCGGTGGTCAACTGTGTGGGCACCGGCATGCTGCTGCCGGCCCTCCTGACCAGTGCGATGTCCCGGCTGTCGTTCGAGGACCGGGGGCGTGGGACGGGGCTCTGGACGGCGGCCTTCTTCGGCGGCGAGTTCGTCTGCCCGCTGGTGCTGCTCGCCGGGGAGTCGGCGGTCGGCACTCTCGCCGGTGCGGTGGGCCTGCTGGGGCTGGCCGCCGCCCTCGTCGCGGCGGGGCTGTGGGCGGCCCGCCGCCGCGCGGGCGCCGTCGATCCCCGGCCGTTGCCGCAGCAGTTGGCGTGA
- a CDS encoding sensor histidine kinase KdpD: MARGKLRIYLGAAPGVGKTYAMLSEAHRRVERGTDCAVAFVEHHHRPRTEVMLHGLEQISRKEIEYRGATFTEMDVDAVLTRRPQVALVDELAHTNIPGSRNDKRWQDVEELLAAGIDVVSTVNIQHLESLGDVVESITGVRQRETVPDEVVRRADQIELVDMSPQALRRRMAHGNIYKSDKVDAALSNYFRPGNLTALRELALLWVADRVDEYLTEYRSEHQVSTIWGSRERIVVGLTGGPEGRTLLRRAARLAEKGAGGEVMAVYISRSDGLTAASPKELAVQRTLVEDLGGTFHHVVGEDVSVALLDFSRGVNATQIVMGVSRRRSWQYVFGPGVGATVARESGPDLDVHLITHDEAGKGRGLQVARGARLGRSRIIWGWLVGVLGPALLTLLLTSVTPNVGLANDMLLFLTLTVAAALLGGLFPALASAVVGSLLLNWYFTSPVHTLTIADPKNIVAIAIFVGVAVSVASVVDLAARRTHQAARLRAESEILSFLAGSVLRGENSLEALLERVRETFGMESAALLERTGELDPWTCAGSVGPRPAENPDNADVDVPIGDHISLALSGRVLPAADRRVLAAFAAQAVVVLDRSRLQREADQAKELAEGNRIRTALLAAVSHDLRTPLAGIKAAVTSLRSEDVDWSEEDQADLLEAIEDGADRLDQLVGNLLDMSRLQTGTVTPIIRETDLDEVVPMALGGVPEDSVELDIPETLPMVHVDRGLLERAVANVVENAVKYSPEEEKVLVSASAIADRVEVRVVDRGPGVPDEAKDRIFEPFQRHGDSPRGAGVGLGLAVARGFTEAMGGTLAAEDTPGGGLTMVLSVLTAPERRPEQPVQPDLPDATTP, encoded by the coding sequence ATGGCACGCGGCAAGCTCCGGATCTACCTCGGCGCGGCACCCGGCGTCGGCAAGACCTACGCGATGCTCTCCGAGGCGCACCGACGCGTCGAGCGGGGCACCGACTGCGCGGTGGCCTTCGTGGAGCACCACCACCGGCCGCGCACCGAGGTGATGCTGCACGGCCTGGAACAGATCTCCCGTAAGGAGATCGAGTACCGGGGCGCCACCTTTACCGAGATGGACGTCGACGCGGTACTGACGCGCCGGCCGCAGGTGGCGCTGGTGGACGAGCTCGCGCACACGAACATACCTGGCTCCCGCAACGACAAGCGCTGGCAGGACGTGGAGGAACTGCTCGCGGCCGGGATCGATGTCGTCTCCACCGTCAACATCCAGCATCTGGAGTCGCTGGGCGACGTCGTCGAGTCGATCACCGGTGTACGGCAGCGGGAGACCGTGCCGGACGAGGTCGTACGGCGGGCCGACCAGATCGAGCTGGTCGACATGTCCCCGCAGGCGCTGCGCCGCCGTATGGCTCACGGCAACATCTACAAGTCGGACAAGGTCGACGCGGCTCTGTCCAACTACTTCCGGCCGGGCAACCTGACCGCTCTCCGAGAACTGGCGCTGCTGTGGGTGGCGGACCGGGTCGACGAGTACCTGACCGAGTACCGCAGTGAGCACCAGGTGTCGACGATCTGGGGGTCGCGGGAGCGGATCGTGGTGGGTCTGACCGGCGGGCCCGAAGGACGGACTCTTCTCCGCCGGGCCGCGCGCCTGGCGGAGAAGGGTGCCGGCGGTGAGGTGATGGCCGTCTACATCTCCCGCAGCGACGGCCTCACCGCCGCCTCGCCGAAGGAACTGGCCGTGCAGCGCACCCTGGTGGAGGATCTGGGCGGCACCTTCCACCATGTCGTCGGCGAAGACGTCTCGGTGGCTCTGCTGGACTTCTCCCGCGGGGTCAACGCGACCCAGATCGTGATGGGTGTCTCCCGGCGCAGGAGCTGGCAGTACGTCTTCGGCCCCGGCGTCGGCGCCACGGTGGCCCGCGAGTCCGGCCCCGACCTGGACGTCCACCTGATCACACACGACGAGGCGGGCAAGGGGCGTGGGCTCCAGGTGGCCCGGGGAGCGCGGCTCGGCCGGTCGCGGATCATCTGGGGTTGGCTCGTCGGCGTGCTCGGCCCCGCCCTGCTTACCCTCCTGCTGACCAGCGTCACTCCAAATGTGGGTCTCGCCAACGACATGCTGCTGTTCCTCACCCTGACGGTGGCGGCAGCACTCCTCGGCGGCCTCTTCCCGGCGCTGGCCTCGGCGGTCGTGGGCTCTCTGCTGCTCAACTGGTACTTCACCTCGCCCGTACACACCCTGACGATCGCCGACCCGAAGAACATCGTCGCCATCGCCATCTTCGTGGGGGTCGCCGTGTCGGTGGCGTCCGTGGTGGACCTCGCCGCCCGGCGGACCCATCAGGCAGCCAGGCTTCGCGCGGAGTCCGAGATCTTGTCCTTCCTCGCGGGCAGCGTGCTGCGTGGCGAGAACAGCCTGGAGGCGCTGCTGGAGCGGGTGCGGGAGACCTTCGGCATGGAGTCGGCGGCGCTGCTGGAGCGGACCGGCGAACTCGATCCCTGGACCTGCGCGGGCAGCGTGGGGCCCCGGCCCGCGGAGAACCCCGACAACGCGGACGTCGACGTTCCGATCGGTGACCATATCTCCCTGGCCCTGTCGGGGCGGGTCCTGCCGGCCGCCGATCGCCGGGTGCTCGCCGCGTTCGCCGCCCAGGCCGTCGTCGTCCTGGACCGGAGCCGACTCCAGCGCGAGGCCGACCAGGCCAAGGAACTGGCCGAGGGCAACCGCATCCGCACGGCTTTGCTGGCAGCCGTCAGTCATGACCTCCGTACCCCGCTGGCCGGGATCAAGGCTGCCGTCACCTCCCTGCGCTCTGAGGACGTCGACTGGTCGGAGGAGGACCAGGCGGATCTGCTGGAGGCCATAGAGGATGGCGCCGACCGCCTCGACCAACTCGTGGGCAACCTGTTGGACATGTCCCGCCTGCAGACCGGCACGGTCACCCCCATCATCCGTGAGACCGACCTCGACGAGGTGGTGCCGATGGCGCTCGGCGGAGTACCGGAGGACAGCGTCGAGCTGGACATCCCGGAGACGCTGCCCATGGTCCACGTGGACCGGGGGCTGTTGGAGCGGGCCGTCGCCAACGTCGTGGAGAACGCCGTCAAGTACAGCCCGGAGGAGGAGAAGGTCCTGGTGTCGGCGAGTGCCATCGCGGACCGGGTCGAGGTGCGTGTGGTGGACCGCGGGCCGGGCGTCCCCGACGAGGCCAAGGACCGCATCTTCGAACCCTTCCAGCGCCACGGCGACTCCCCTCGCGGTGCTGGGGTCGGCCTGGGACTGGCGGTGGCACGCGGCTTCACCGAGGCCATGGGCGGCACCCTGGCCGCCGAGGACACACCCGGCGGCGGCCTCACAATGGTGCTCAGCGTGTTGACGGCACCGGAGCGTCGGCCCGAGCAACCGGTGCAGCCGGATCTCCCGGACGCCACCACGCCTTGA
- a CDS encoding response regulator, whose amino-acid sequence MTRVLVVEDDPQLVRALVINLQARQYGVDAAPDGTTALRLAATRQPDVVMLDLGLPDMDGVDVIRALRGWTRVPILVLSARQASDEKVAALDAGADDYITKPFSMDELLARLRAAVRRTEDAPLVPEASLVETDEFTVDLLAKKVVRSGRDVRLTPTEWHLLEILITNPGRLVSQRYLLQEVWGVTNGNKTNYLRVYMAQLRRKLEKDPSHPRYLITEPGMGYRYEG is encoded by the coding sequence ATGACCAGGGTGTTGGTGGTGGAGGACGACCCGCAACTGGTACGGGCCCTCGTGATCAATCTGCAGGCACGCCAGTACGGGGTCGACGCGGCGCCCGACGGCACCACGGCCCTCCGGCTGGCAGCCACACGTCAGCCCGACGTGGTGATGCTCGACCTGGGCCTGCCCGACATGGACGGCGTCGATGTCATCAGGGCACTGCGTGGCTGGACCCGCGTACCGATCCTGGTGCTCTCCGCCCGGCAGGCGTCGGATGAGAAGGTCGCCGCCCTCGACGCCGGCGCCGACGACTACATCACCAAGCCCTTCAGCATGGACGAACTCCTGGCCCGCCTGCGGGCAGCCGTCCGGCGCACAGAGGACGCGCCACTCGTTCCCGAGGCTTCACTGGTGGAGACCGACGAGTTCACCGTCGACCTGCTCGCCAAGAAGGTCGTACGGAGTGGCCGCGACGTGAGGCTGACCCCGACCGAATGGCACCTGCTGGAGATCCTGATCACCAACCCCGGCCGGCTGGTCAGCCAGAGGTACCTGCTCCAGGAGGTCTGGGGGGTCACGAACGGCAACAAGACCAACTACCTGCGGGTCTATATGGCCCAGCTCCGCCGGAAACTGGAGAAGGACCCCTCCCACCCCCGCTATCTGATCACCGAGCCCGGCATGGGCTACCGCTACGAGGGATGA
- a CDS encoding potassium-transporting ATPase subunit C: protein MNNSVTNTARLLGAGLRALLVLTLVTGVVYPLVVTGIAQGLFNDKANGSEIKSEGKVVGSSLIGQSYNLPLKKGEETPAPDLKWFQGRPQNGLGSNSVNTQYKLILSGATNRSGDNKDLIDWVTAAKAAVVKDNSTVGYTVKPSDVPADAVTSSGSGLDPDISPAYADLQVHRIAEHNGLSVVQVQKLVDDHTDGRTLGFIGEPRVNVLELNIGLKELVAKQS, encoded by the coding sequence ATGAACAACTCGGTTACGAACACGGCCCGGTTGCTGGGAGCGGGACTGCGCGCCCTCCTCGTGCTGACCCTGGTCACGGGTGTCGTCTATCCGCTGGTGGTCACCGGCATCGCTCAGGGGCTGTTCAACGACAAGGCGAACGGCTCGGAGATCAAGTCGGAGGGCAAGGTTGTCGGCTCGTCCCTGATCGGGCAGTCGTACAACCTGCCGTTGAAGAAGGGCGAGGAGACCCCCGCCCCCGACCTGAAGTGGTTCCAGGGCCGCCCGCAGAACGGCCTCGGCAGCAACAGCGTCAACACCCAGTACAAGCTGATCCTCTCCGGCGCGACCAACCGCTCCGGCGACAACAAGGACCTCATCGACTGGGTGACCGCCGCCAAGGCCGCCGTCGTCAAGGACAACTCGACCGTCGGCTACACGGTCAAGCCCTCCGACGTACCCGCCGACGCCGTCACGTCCTCCGGCTCCGGCCTGGACCCGGACATCTCCCCGGCCTACGCCGACCTCCAGGTCCACCGGATCGCCGAGCACAACGGCCTGTCCGTCGTCCAGGTGCAGAAGCTGGTCGACGACCACACCGACGGCCGCACCCTCGGCTTCATCGGCGAGCCGCGGGTCAACGTCCTCGAACTCAACATCGGGCTCAAGGAACTCGTGGCGAAGCAGAGCTGA